In the genome of Candidatus Zixiibacteriota bacterium, the window AGTTGAGAATGTGGTTCAGTCGTTAATTCCAGGAAAGGGAATACAGAAGAAACCCTTCCTGAGCTTCAAGTTGAGCTCGCCATTTATTGACCTGGATGAGATAATGCCGGTTGAGCAGAAGGTCAAACCAAAGGAGAAACAGCCGGTGAAAACCGCACCTCCTTTTCCGGACATAGATGCTTCAGGACAGGTAGAAGTTAAGAAATTAATCTTCAGACAGGTCGAGCTTGAAAACCTGGTGGCGAATTTAGAGATTAAGAACAGAGTCGTGAAAGTCCAGAACGTGGTGGCAAACGTCTATAATGGTCTGGTAGGCGGAAATGCCACTTATGATCTGACTGATATGAATGACCCCAAATTCGACATAAAGGTCAGCGCCAGCAAGATCGAAGCTAACAACTTTTTGTCCAGATTTGCCCTTTTCAAAGACCATCTTTTCGGGAGCCTGAATCTGACTGCGGATTTTTCAGGAAAAGGTCAAAGTACGGAACAGATAACCAAATCACTGATTGCCTCTGGCACCGGGACGGTTACTGACGGCAAGCTGGTCAACTGGGAACTTTTAAATCAAATCTCCTCCTATCTTAAGATGAATGAGTTCAAGGAAGAGAAGATAAGAACCCTGACAAATTCCTTTAAGGTCAATAACGGGAGAGTTTATTTCGAGGATTTTGAAGCCCTCTCTCAAAGCGGGGACTGGAAAGCTACCGGCTCAGTTGGCCTGGACGGGAGTTTAGATTATTCGGTGAATGTGGTTCTTTCACCAGAGCTTTCCAGCCGTATAGATTTGGGAGATCTGACAAAGTTCTTTCAGGACGACAAGGGAAGGATGGTGCTGGATTTCAAGCTAGAGGGAAATGCCAAAAGTCCCAAGTTTACCATAAGCACTGCCAGAGCAGAGAAAAAATTCCAGCAGGAAATCCAGAAGCAGAAGGATAAGGCGACTGAGGATTTGAAGAAAAAAGCCGGTGATTTGCTGAAGGGCCTGTTCAAAAAATGAAAGTGAATTCAAGCTGGGCTATAAAATGGCTGTGGATATTTTTCTGCATTTTTCTTATTCCGGGATTCGCCTATGCTCTCCCTCAGTTTGACATCTACGTTCAAGACCCCAAATTAAAGCAGGAAATAGAAGTCACAGCTAAAAAGGCCTATACCCAGATCTCCGGTTTCATAGAAGATTCATTGACTCATCCGGTTACCATTTACGTGGCTGAGAGTGAAAATGACTTCAAATCCAAATTAGGCTCGGATTTTCCAGATTGGGGAATAGGAGCGGCTGTTCCCGAGCATAATCTCATCGTTCTAAAATCTCCTGCCAAGTTCAGGTATAATCGCCCTTTTTCAGAGGTTTTGGAACATGAGCTGGCTCACATTTTTTTAGATAAGAGGGTCGGTAATTCAGTTCCTCCTCGCTGGATAGATGAAGGGTTTGCCATGCTGGAGTCCAGGGAATGGCAGATTGGCCAGGATATTCTGGTGGTCCGTGCAGTTCTCACCAACTCGATCATCCCTCTATCCCGGATCGAAGACTTGAACAGCTTCAGTGACAGCAAGGCCCAGTTAGCTTATACTGAAAGCTATCTGGCCTTATCTTATTTTTTGGATGAATACGGAAAGGAAAGTTTTTTCAAGCTACTCAACTACCTTTCCTCAGGTCAGAGCCTGGATTTAGCCTTCCTCAAAGCCACGGGCGAAAGCTACATCGGTTTTCAGGCTGGCTTTGTAGACTACCTTAAGAAGAAATATAACTGGTTAGCCTTCTTCGGGGACAACATTTTATTCTGGCTGGTGCTTGCCTTTTTGCTGGTGTTTCTTTATTTTATGAAAAGATATTATAATCGCAAGACCCTCAAAAAATGGGAATATGAGGATAAGATAGGAAAGTATGACTACCATGAGGAAGATCAAGCACCAGATTGAATATCTTTTTACCAGAGGAGTAGGGATTTTAGTCCAGATCCTTCCTTATAATGCTGCTGTTTTCATCGGCTCTTTTTTAGGAGATTTGGCTTTCAGCCTGCTCAGGATAAGAAGAAAAGTCACAATAGATAATCTGAAAAGAGCTTTTGGCAAGACCTATACTGAAAAGGAATTCAGAAAAATCGCCAGGGAAGCTTACCGGAATATCGGCAGGGGATTTGTAGAATATGCGATGTTTCCGGTTCTGAAGAACAGATTGGATAAGCTAGTAGAATTTGAAGGGCTGGAGAATTTTGATAAAGCTTTGAAAGATAGAAAGGGTGCAGTCTTGATAGCAGGGCATTTTGGAAGCTGGGAGTTGATGGGTGCTGCCACAAGGCAAAAAGGTTATCCCATAGATTTCTTAGTCGGAGAACAACACAATTTACTGGTCGACAATCTGATGAACAAATACCGTCAACTGATGAGAATAGGAATTATCAAGATGGGAGTAGCAACCAGAGGAGTGATAAAAGCATTAAGAAATAACAGGTTTGTGGCAATGCTCTCGGACCAGGACGCAGGAAGAGACGGGGCGGTCGTGGACTTTTTTGGTTATCCGGCCTCAACTCCTAAAGGTCCGGCTGCCTTTGCATTGAAAACCGGTGCTCCGATAATTATGGCATTTATAATCAGAAAGAACAACGGAAAACAAAGGGTAATTTTAGAGGAACCAATTTATATTCAGGAGAGTAGTAATAAAGAGGAGGATATCAGGAAACTGACTCAGGCTTACACCTCTCTACTAGAGGATTATGTAAGAAAATATCCGGATCACTGGTTCTGGCCACATCGCAGATGGAAAAGCACAGTGGGGTGATACCCGATGGGGTAGGGGCGACCCGACGGGTCGCCCCTACAAAAAAATCAAATTAGATTTTTGTAAAATTAGCAGGGTTGCTGGAGGCTTATGTCAAAAAAACTTCTTATCAGGTCGGCAGTAGTTTTAGTCGTCATAGTCGCGGGAGTAATTCTCATAAAAGCTCTTTTCTTCAATTACACAAACGTTCCTACTATTCAGGTCCAGAGAGGTAATTTTGTCATCAAATTGACTGAAAGCGGGAAGATCGAGGCAAAGAAGTCCCAGAAGGTCGTTGCTCCCAGGGCAAGCAGAAGGCTTTTGATAACTTGGATGGCAGATGAGGGAAGTATGGTTAACCAGGGCGACCCTCTCATAATCTTCGACCAGACTGAACAGAAAGACTGGCTCTCCAAAGCTGAATTAAGCTTGGAAGAGGCAAATGCCAATTATCTCAAGGCTGAAGGGAATTACGATTTAGACGTAAAAGACTTGGAACTGCAGTTGGAGAAGGCTGAAAGGAATGCCAAAGAAAAGCAGTACGAATCTGAGGCAGTGAGGAAAGAAGCCGTTCGGGAATTAGAATTGGTAAAAATGAAGTTGGCTGTTAAGAAAAAGGATGTCGAAGCAGATCTGAGGACTTTGAAATTGAAATTGGAAAGTGTCAGAAGAGATAAAGAAAGTGCAGAGAAGGAATTGGCTTCTACCATAGTCAGAGCTGAAAACCCGGGACTTCTGGTATATCTTGATATCTGGAAGGGTGGAGGGACCATGGGAAAGCCGCAGGTAGGGGATACTCCCTGGCCCGGACAGGATTTGATGGAACTGCCTGACCTTTCAACCATGCTTTTAAAAACCCAAGTAAGCGAAGTGGATGGTGATAAGGTAAGAAACGACCAGGTTA includes:
- a CDS encoding HlyD family efflux transporter periplasmic adaptor subunit; translation: MSKKLLIRSAVVLVVIVAGVILIKALFFNYTNVPTIQVQRGNFVIKLTESGKIEAKKSQKVVAPRASRRLLITWMADEGSMVNQGDPLIIFDQTEQKDWLSKAELSLEEANANYLKAEGNYDLDVKDLELQLEKAERNAKEKQYESEAVRKEAVRELELVKMKLAVKKKDVEADLRTLKLKLESVRRDKESAEKELASTIVRAENPGLLVYLDIWKGGGTMGKPQVGDTPWPGQDLMELPDLSTMLLKTQVSEVDGDKVRNDQVTYVTLDAFPDTVFRGKVTRVGTIAKKKDYQSDINVFEVEVTLDAADPRLKPGMSAKGEIIVEEIPNSVWLPIESVFEKDGKTVAYVMGGGRPQKKEVRVGKRNDTSIIIKEGLKGDELVCLQDPTQKTEGEKVKIKEIKVEKGIPDTPEGSQELKEVKTQEGTKGEMVPEKGKRIRVQRPRKEGTKSSSSDSTKVELKTEGK
- a CDS encoding peptidase MA family metallohydrolase, producing MKVNSSWAIKWLWIFFCIFLIPGFAYALPQFDIYVQDPKLKQEIEVTAKKAYTQISGFIEDSLTHPVTIYVAESENDFKSKLGSDFPDWGIGAAVPEHNLIVLKSPAKFRYNRPFSEVLEHELAHIFLDKRVGNSVPPRWIDEGFAMLESREWQIGQDILVVRAVLTNSIIPLSRIEDLNSFSDSKAQLAYTESYLALSYFLDEYGKESFFKLLNYLSSGQSLDLAFLKATGESYIGFQAGFVDYLKKKYNWLAFFGDNILFWLVLAFLLVFLYFMKRYYNRKTLKKWEYEDKIGKYDYHEEDQAPD
- a CDS encoding lysophospholipid acyltransferase family protein, with protein sequence MRKIKHQIEYLFTRGVGILVQILPYNAAVFIGSFLGDLAFSLLRIRRKVTIDNLKRAFGKTYTEKEFRKIAREAYRNIGRGFVEYAMFPVLKNRLDKLVEFEGLENFDKALKDRKGAVLIAGHFGSWELMGAATRQKGYPIDFLVGEQHNLLVDNLMNKYRQLMRIGIIKMGVATRGVIKALRNNRFVAMLSDQDAGRDGAVVDFFGYPASTPKGPAAFALKTGAPIIMAFIIRKNNGKQRVILEEPIYIQESSNKEEDIRKLTQAYTSLLEDYVRKYPDHWFWPHRRWKSTVG